AGACAAGCACGGCGGATGTTCGGTTGCGGTCTTCAGGCAGACAGTGACCGGAAATGGATTCCTCGACTGCGCTCGGAATGACAGAAGGAGTAATTCCGGTCCGAATGCGCCTTCGTTCTTGGTCATTTCGACCGGAGTGGAGAAATCCCTTCCGCTACCGTTGACAGTGAGGCAGAGCAGTGGTAATTTTATTCAGAAAGGAGCTGAAAATGGAAAAACGCCGGGTTGCCATCTTTGCCTTTAATTCGGATCCAGTGGTGTTTGCCCACTGTCTGCTCAACGGACTGGGGATGCAGGCGCAGGGCTGGGAGGTGAGGGTTGTGATTGAGGGTGATGCGACCAAGCAGGTCTCGCTTTTGCGCAATGAGACCAAGCCCTTTGCCGCTCTGTGGCAGAAGGCGAAAAATGCGGGCATTATTGACTGTGTCTGTGAAGCCTGCGCCCGCAAGAACACGGTTGTGCCGGCGGTCAGAGAGCAGGGACTGAATCTGTGCAATGAGCTTGAGGGCCATCCGAGCGTTGCCCGTTATATTGAGCAGGGCTATGAGGTGCTGGTCTTCTGATGGCAGGATGAAATACGTCCGGCATTGTAAATCCATTATTGACATATTGAAAATTTATTATATAGTATCCGTGAGCCAATGGTGTCATTAATTCCCGGCAAGGGAGGCTAAAATGAGACACCTGAAAATCTTGATTGTTAGCAGTGTGCTCACCCTTTCGCCTATATGGGGGGTGGGTTCGGCTGGCTAACTTTTATGGGCACGCAACCGGTCCTGGAACCGCAATAGCAGCAGGACGCGGTCTTGAAACCGGTTCTCCCACTCCGG
This is a stretch of genomic DNA from candidate division WOR-3 bacterium. It encodes these proteins:
- a CDS encoding DsrE family protein, which translates into the protein MEKRRVAIFAFNSDPVVFAHCLLNGLGMQAQGWEVRVVIEGDATKQVSLLRNETKPFAALWQKAKNAGIIDCVCEACARKNTVVPAVREQGLNLCNELEGHPSVARYIEQGYEVLVF